One genomic region from Pyrobaculum islandicum DSM 4184 encodes:
- a CDS encoding sulfide-dependent adenosine diphosphate thiazole synthase, translating to MELKIARAIIKHGLEDLYEYSDVDVAIVGAGPAGLTAARYLAERGHKVVVYERRFSFGGGIGPGGNMIPKIVVQEEAVPVLRDFKIRYKPVGDGLYTVDPAELIAKLAAGAIDAGAKIILGVHVDDVIFRGDPPRVVGLLWVWTPIQMSGSHVDPLYTQAKAVLDATGHDAEVISIAARKVPELGIEVRGEKSAWAEVSEKLVVEHTGRVAPGLYVAGMAVCTVHGLPRMGPIFGGMLLSGRRAAEIIHKDLVEEVYAVRA from the coding sequence ATGGAGTTAAAAATCGCGAGGGCGATAATAAAACATGGGCTTGAAGATTTGTATGAATATAGCGATGTAGATGTGGCTATAGTTGGGGCAGGGCCTGCCGGCCTAACGGCCGCTAGATATCTCGCCGAGAGGGGGCACAAAGTTGTGGTTTATGAGAGAAGGTTTTCCTTTGGCGGTGGGATTGGCCCAGGTGGGAACATGATTCCGAAGATTGTGGTACAGGAGGAGGCGGTTCCCGTATTGAGAGATTTTAAAATTAGGTACAAGCCTGTGGGCGACGGCCTCTACACGGTGGACCCCGCCGAGTTGATTGCCAAGTTGGCCGCCGGCGCTATAGACGCCGGAGCGAAGATAATCTTGGGAGTCCACGTAGATGACGTGATCTTCCGGGGCGATCCGCCGAGGGTAGTTGGATTGCTTTGGGTGTGGACGCCGATACAGATGTCTGGCTCGCACGTCGACCCGCTCTATACTCAGGCCAAGGCTGTCCTAGATGCCACGGGTCACGACGCCGAAGTCATCTCTATTGCGGCTAGAAAAGTGCCAGAGTTGGGCATAGAGGTGAGAGGGGAGAAGTCCGCCTGGGCTGAGGTATCTGAGAAGCTCGTGGTAGAACACACCGGGAGGGTGGCGCCTGGCCTCTATGTGGCGGGCATGGCGGTCTGTACAGTACACGGCCTGCCGAGAATGGGCCCCATCTTCGGCGGGATGCTCCTCTCCGGCAGAAGGGCGGCCGAGATAATACATAAGGATTTGGTAGAGGAGGTCTATGCCGTTCGAGCTTAA
- a CDS encoding chlorohydrolase — protein MRLRARYILTGELEVVENGVVEVNDEGVVAGVGKYTGGVAADLGNVVLMPQLVNGHVHVLDVAMLDRDDMYIDDLVGWPHGVKYHVVKKLVKKGKHIPLLEKVAKRMRRYGVGCALVYAEYAARDVEEVFRRWGVETVVFQEAHGGFPNYPNVQVATPVDHPPEYLRQLRARYKLVSTHVSETKDCHEAGDLELALKVLDADVLIHLVYITPEEVAEIPPSKTVVVNPRANAYFVGRVAPVPQLLHLKPLLGTDNVFMNEPDPWAEMKFLHAYAAASGWRLGEKEILAMATVWGWEKMRCIPPIEPGHRLRALAVAAPYAGEKVLKFLVKRAAHTDLVALVEGASIEPPPS, from the coding sequence GTGCGTCTCCGCGCGCGCTACATCCTCACGGGAGAGCTTGAAGTTGTGGAAAACGGCGTCGTAGAGGTAAACGACGAGGGCGTGGTGGCGGGGGTGGGTAAATACACTGGGGGTGTCGCCGCCGATCTTGGCAACGTAGTGCTTATGCCTCAGCTCGTCAACGGCCATGTACATGTTTTAGACGTCGCCATGTTAGACAGAGACGATATGTATATCGACGACTTAGTGGGGTGGCCCCACGGCGTGAAATACCACGTCGTTAAAAAACTTGTGAAGAAGGGTAAACACATCCCACTTCTAGAGAAGGTGGCGAAGAGAATGAGGAGATATGGCGTGGGGTGCGCCCTGGTATACGCAGAATATGCGGCGAGAGATGTAGAAGAGGTGTTCCGGCGGTGGGGGGTAGAGACTGTAGTCTTCCAAGAGGCCCATGGCGGCTTTCCAAACTATCCCAATGTCCAAGTGGCCACTCCCGTCGACCACCCCCCAGAGTACCTCCGGCAACTCAGAGCCAGGTATAAGCTAGTCTCTACCCACGTCTCTGAGACAAAAGACTGCCACGAAGCCGGCGATCTAGAGCTCGCGCTAAAGGTGTTAGATGCGGACGTTTTAATACACCTTGTATATATCACGCCCGAGGAGGTCGCGGAGATCCCGCCGTCAAAGACTGTCGTGGTGAATCCCAGGGCCAACGCCTATTTCGTTGGGCGGGTGGCGCCGGTGCCCCAGCTACTACACCTAAAGCCCCTACTCGGCACAGACAATGTCTTTATGAACGAACCAGACCCCTGGGCCGAGATGAAGTTTCTCCACGCCTACGCCGCCGCCTCTGGCTGGAGACTGGGCGAGAAAGAGATACTCGCAATGGCCACGGTCTGGGGCTGGGAAAAAATGAGGTGCATCCCGCCGATTGAGCCCGGCCACAGGCTCAGGGCACTCGCCGTGGCGGCGCCATACGCAGGAGAAAAGGTGTTGAAGTTCTTGGTGAAGAGGGCCGCCCACACAGACCTAGTGGCATTGGTGGAGGGCGCCTCTATAGAGCCGCCCCCCTCCTGA
- a CDS encoding winged helix-turn-helix domain-containing protein produces the protein MDRVFEALAHPIRRKILKLLEERPRSYSELMEELGVDSPTLAFHIKKLGGLVEKNERGFYILTEAGRRALSVVKQLETEAAQSLDIKELELSDRVFLKVGRDLLELAKREGKKVRIFDTAVVEFEKDIPPELFYEVVEEIRDVGVVKTPKHLRPYVETRVRDVGIVTERSLLSTLLKLVVEVLALGGVKSGVRRRRELVEVYRGPLSHGGRVEVEVAGGRVKIFGGPNQVVARCEDARDFEVGDGRISAEGCEVEMALLEVKSLSLDVAGGDVEISLSLSNLKADVSGGVVKADLALAGGDVEIDLSGGVFTGRLKYSVFEGAASLKLDLAGGAARLKLDLPPEVGLFVATESEGGVVRTPKPRPGGRGVLQTYIKAAGGIVDIALD, from the coding sequence ATGGACCGCGTTTTCGAAGCCCTCGCCCACCCCATTAGGAGGAAGATACTAAAGCTTCTTGAGGAGAGGCCGAGGAGCTACAGCGAGTTGATGGAAGAGCTGGGCGTAGACAGCCCCACCCTCGCCTTCCACATCAAAAAACTTGGGGGTCTCGTAGAGAAAAACGAGAGGGGGTTCTACATTCTGACAGAGGCCGGGCGGAGGGCTCTCTCTGTGGTAAAACAGCTCGAGACAGAAGCCGCTCAGTCTCTGGATATAAAAGAGCTTGAGCTCAGCGACAGAGTCTTTCTAAAGGTGGGGAGAGACCTCCTGGAGCTAGCCAAGCGAGAGGGGAAAAAGGTGCGGATTTTCGACACGGCAGTGGTGGAGTTTGAAAAAGACATACCGCCGGAGCTCTTCTACGAAGTAGTCGAAGAGATTAGAGACGTGGGGGTTGTAAAAACGCCGAAACACCTCCGCCCATACGTAGAGACTAGGGTAAGAGACGTGGGGATTGTCACTGAGAGAAGCCTCTTGTCCACTCTCCTAAAGCTTGTTGTAGAAGTCCTTGCGCTAGGCGGCGTGAAGTCTGGAGTTAGGCGGAGGAGAGAGCTTGTGGAAGTGTACCGCGGCCCCCTCAGCCACGGGGGGAGGGTGGAGGTGGAGGTGGCGGGGGGCAGAGTGAAAATCTTCGGGGGGCCTAACCAAGTGGTGGCGAGGTGTGAAGACGCCAGAGATTTCGAAGTGGGAGACGGCCGCATCTCTGCCGAGGGGTGTGAAGTTGAGATGGCGCTTTTAGAGGTCAAGTCTCTATCTCTCGACGTCGCAGGCGGCGATGTAGAGATCTCCCTCAGTCTCTCAAACTTAAAGGCCGACGTCTCTGGCGGCGTTGTTAAAGCCGACCTAGCCCTGGCCGGGGGAGATGTAGAAATTGACCTCAGCGGCGGAGTTTTTACAGGGAGGCTGAAGTACAGCGTGTTTGAAGGCGCCGCCAGCCTAAAGCTAGATCTAGCCGGAGGTGCTGCTAGGCTAAAGCTAGACCTCCCGCCGGAGGTAGGTCTCTTTGTCGCGACAGAGTCTGAAGGAGGCGTTGTGAGAACTCCCAAGCCGAGGCCCGGCGGCCGGGGCGTTTTACAAACGTATATAAAGGCGGCGGGAGGAATCGTGGATATCGCGCTGGACTAG
- a CDS encoding tRNA-ribosyltransferase, translated as MRVVLGSPLSAVPKPWLYFDVPGVMINAIEIKRDPRRVLGYEGELWVDSGGYQILKRGLLLDVDKIAEIYRRVDAQLYLSLDIPPSPEDPPDLAEKKMRKSYQNWLKLRKSVGDAVVPVLHVYRDPALFEKYLSLYRDAPALAIGAAVPYVLITRGVPRGSREYALRLIKRAREEYRGPLHVLGMGSPSVTPILALLGVDSTDSATWRLKAAYGKVLLPGGGERHVTDRVVNFGRAKPKDGELEELRRFLAENGFPALDGFYERIKTSFEYRALVNAFVVIKSTSHPPRSTAFRKLYVKIAEEVSKAASRQ; from the coding sequence GTGAGAGTAGTCTTAGGAAGCCCCCTCTCTGCAGTGCCAAAGCCCTGGCTTTACTTCGACGTGCCAGGCGTAATGATAAATGCAATTGAAATAAAACGCGACCCCCGGCGGGTGCTTGGATACGAGGGAGAGCTCTGGGTAGACTCAGGCGGTTACCAGATATTAAAGAGGGGGCTTTTGCTAGACGTAGACAAGATCGCAGAGATATACCGCCGGGTCGACGCCCAGCTATACCTCTCTCTAGACATCCCGCCGTCTCCAGAAGACCCCCCAGACCTCGCCGAGAAAAAAATGCGGAAGTCGTATCAAAACTGGCTAAAGCTTAGAAAGTCTGTGGGAGACGCCGTAGTGCCGGTGTTACATGTCTATAGAGACCCGGCGCTCTTTGAGAAATACCTCTCTCTCTACCGAGACGCGCCAGCCCTCGCCATAGGCGCCGCCGTGCCCTACGTCTTAATTACAAGAGGCGTTCCCAGGGGGTCTAGAGAATACGCCCTCCGCTTGATTAAGAGAGCTAGAGAGGAGTACCGGGGGCCCCTCCACGTCTTAGGCATGGGGAGCCCCTCTGTAACTCCCATACTCGCCCTACTTGGCGTAGATAGTACAGACAGCGCCACCTGGCGTCTCAAGGCGGCCTATGGCAAAGTGCTTCTGCCGGGGGGCGGCGAGCGCCACGTCACAGACAGAGTTGTAAACTTCGGCAGAGCCAAACCAAAAGACGGAGAGCTTGAGGAACTCAGGAGATTTCTAGCAGAAAACGGCTTCCCAGCTCTAGACGGCTTCTACGAGAGGATAAAGACAAGTTTTGAATACCGCGCCCTCGTCAACGCCTTTGTTGTCATAAAATCGACGTCACATCCGCCGAGGTCAACAGCATTTAGAAAACTATATGTAAAAATAGCAGAAGAGGTCTCTAAAGCCGCCTCGCGGCAGTAA